In Bufo gargarizans isolate SCDJY-AF-19 chromosome 5, ASM1485885v1, whole genome shotgun sequence, the following are encoded in one genomic region:
- the KBTBD2 gene encoding kelch repeat and BTB domain-containing protein 2 yields the protein MSTQDERQINTEYAVSLLEQLKLFYEQQLLTDIVLIVEGTEFPCHKMVLATCSSYFRAMFMSGLSESKQTHVHLRNVDAASLQIIITYAYTGNLAINESTVEQLYETACFLQVDDVLQLCREYLIKKVNAKNCVRLMSFADLFSCEELKQSAKRMVEHKFTSVYRQDAFMQLSSELLIDLVSSDNLNVEKEETVREAAMSWLDYNTVSRSQYLSTVLSHLRIDALSEVIQREWFQGLPPNDKSVVVQGLYKSMPRFFKPRLGMTKEEMIIIVEAALENPGCYSTICYSPQAEKVYKLCNPPSELLKVGAVVSPDNDIYIAGGQVPLKNAISNHNKPGKLQATFRTVNSFYWLDAQQNTWIPKTPMLCVRVKPSLVWCDGYIYAIGGDSVGGELNRRTVERYDCEKDEWTLVSPLPSAFQWSVAVVVHNCVYVMAFNLTYCFIPRSGIWVEMAKRQTSRCFASAAAFNGKIFYLGGLQTDNSGVRLPSGTLDGSSVAVEVYDVHKNEWYMAANIPAKRFADPCVRAVVISNSLCVFIRETHMNEKAKYAIYQYDMDLDQWFLRQQISERVLWDLGKEFRCTVGKLYPSCLEVSPWKPLTHVFSQDGADDFELDGNMVTLPPV from the exons ATGTCCACCCAGGACGAAAGGCAGATCAATACTGAATATGCCGTCTCCTTACTGGAACAGCTGAAACTGTTCTATGAACAGCAGCTACTAACAGACATAGTGTTAATTGTTGAGGGCACTGAATTTCCATGTCACAAAATGGTTCTCGCTACATGCAGCTCCTATTTCAG GGCAATGTTTATGAGTGGACTGAGTGAAAGTAAGCAAACACATGTACATCTGAGAAATGTGGATGCAGCTTCTTTGCAGATTATTATAACATATGCATACACGGGTAATTTGGCAATAAATGAGAGCACTGTAGAGCAGCTATACGAGACCGCTTGCTTCTTACAG GTGGATGATGTGCTGCAACTCTGCAGAGAATATTTAATCAAAAAAGTCAATGCCAAAAACTGTGTTCGGCTGATGAGCTTTGCGGACCTGTTCAGCTGCGAAGAGTTGAAGCAGAGCGCCAAAAGAATGGTAGAGCACAAGTTCACTAGTGTGTACCGCCAGGATGCGTTTATGCAGCTATCAAGTGAACTTTTGATAGATCTTGTAAGCAGTGACAATCTGAATGTGGAAAAGGAAGAGACTGTCAGAGAGGCCGCAATGTCATGGCTGGATTACAACACAGTGTCACGCTCCCAATACTTGTCGACCGTGCTAAGCCACCTACGTATCGATGCTCTGTCAGAAGTTATTCAGCGGGAATGGTTCCAAGGATTGCCACCCAATGACAAGTCTGTAGTAGTTCAAGGACTTTACAAATCAATGCCCAGATTCTTTAAACCAAGACTTGGTATGACAAAAGAGGAGATGATCATAATCGTTGAAGCTGCTTTGGAAAACCCTGGTTGTTACTCCACAATCTGTTACAGTCCTCAGGCAGAGAAGGTTTACAAGCTTTGCAACCCACCATCTGAGCTACTTAAAGTGGGGGCTGTCGTGTCTCCTGATAATGACATTTATATTGCTGGAGGGCAAGTGCCCTTAAAGAACGCCATAAGCAATCACAACAAGCCGGGCAAACTTCAGGCCACTTTCAGGACTGTGAATAGTTTTTACTGGCTTGATGCCCAGCAAAATACTTGGATTCCAAAGACCCCTATGTTGTGCGTTCGCGTAAAGCCTTCTTTGGTGTGGTGTGATGGATACATCTATGCAATAGGAGGAGATAGTGTTGGTGGAGAACTCAATCGAAGGACTGTGGAAAGATATGACTGTGAGAAGGATGAGTGGACATTGGTGAGCCCTCTTCCAAGTGCATTTCAGTGGAGCGTTGCTGTTGTAGTCCACAATTGCGTTTATGTAATGGCTTTTAATCTTACATATTGCTTCATTCCACGGTCTGGCATCTGGGTAGAAATGGCAAAGAGGCAAACTAGTAGATGTTTTGCATCTGCTGCAGCCTTTAATGGCAAAATCTTCTACCTCGGAGGCTTGCAAACAGACAATTCTGGTGTAAGGCTACCATCTGGCACTTTGGATGGCTCTTCTGTTGCAGTGGAAGTATATGATGTGCATAAGAATGAATGGTACATGGCAGCCAATATTCCCGCCAAACGATTTGCTGATCCGTGTGTTCGAGCAGTGGTCATCTCAAATTCCTTGTGTGTTTTTATTAGGGAGACGCACATGAATGAAAAAGCAAAATATGCCATTTATCAATACGACATGGACCTTGACCAGTGGTTTCTGCGGCAGCAGATATCTGAGCGTGTGCTTTGGGATTTGGGCAAAGAGTTTCGATGCACTGTAGGAAAGCTCTACCCGTCATGTCTAGAAGTATCTCCATGGAAGCCTCTAACACATGTTTTTTCTCAAGATGGCGCAGATGACTTTGAACTTGATGGAAACATGGTTACCTTACCCCCAGTATAG